From Malaya genurostris strain Urasoe2022 chromosome 2, Malgen_1.1, whole genome shotgun sequence:
ccatgtgtccagaaccttaattttcacttccttttcaatacgcaactttttttgaaaacgcagaatttcaaccgcacaaacaagtaaacaaatgaaaactgacagccaaacgcacagcatgctgtgatctgagcataaaaaaacaccACAAATACATGCAATGgtattcaagaaatatcaataaaccgggagTCGCCATCTTATATTCTGAATCGTGCTGCTTTTCTTTACTTTTTTGAATCTATatggcataaaaaaaactctCTGATATTACAAGTCTTAGCGGGGAGAATTATTATGAGTACCCCAAATATTATCTTCTTCCTTTCATGTCAACTTCAATGTAACTAAATGGTGATTTTATCTTCTTATCCCCCAACCTCGTAGCAGCGCGATGACCGGCGGCGGGCGAATCACAACGAGATCGAGCGACGGCGGCGAGACAAAATCAATAACTGGATCCACGAGCTGAACAAGATCATCCCTGCGGAGCACATGAACAGCCCCTCGCAGGACCCGCAGGCAAACAAACAGAACGGTGGTACGGGCGATAACCTGTCCAAGGGGGGCATTCTGGCGAAGGCTTGCGAGTACATTACCCGGCTGAAAGACACCAGTGATAAACTGACCGAGTGCCTTGCCGAAAAGGATCAGATACTGCTGGAGAACCTGCAACTGAAAGAAAGCATCAACCAGCTGCTGGCGGAAAACAAACGGCTACAGTCGGAGCTGCAGTTCGCTCTCGCCACCAACGTCAAAATCGAGTCGTAGCCATCGTCGAAAAGTCATTTTCACTTTATCATAGTCTAGAAAGGTACTACACTGTAGGTATTAGCCCTTTGAACGAAAGTGAGAGAGATAACTAGTTGTGAAGGTGTCGTGTTAGAACGCTGTGCGATCGCAACACACACaaatatatatacatacacaaaCATACAAAGCAGAGAATCACTAATGTAAGTATTCGTCATTATTAATGAATCGATCAATTTACCATACTTGTTGAATTGCACTGAACGGAAGATACCCATGTGTACATAGAATCGAGATGAGCCAGAAACAACAGTAGaggaatgagaaaaaaaagaaaagtgaaaatagTTAATAGCCCGTATGTTGGCAAACCTAGTATAATAGGCGTTAACCTACCCACAGAGTAATTAAACGCTCAAATAATAGTCAATCAGTTACCGTGTCCCATCAGAAGCAGTACAATGTACCACCACATTCGGTTATCTAGAACTAGAATGTCCTATTCTCAACGCTTTCCGTTCGTCCGTCGGTTTTTTCCTTGTTTCATTACGAAATTCCTGCCTAAGTTTAATATAGGTCCTAACTTTTTCTATGTACATACACTCGTATTGGCAGTCGTTGATGATTCCATCGATCCTTTTCTGCTATTACCGTTATTGCTTGAATAGTCGTGTCGAAATTGGAACGGTTTTCGATTGAGCATTAAACATGGGAGAATAGTTTTGCTACCCAAACTGCAAATAAATCTACTTGCTGTTGTCGTCTGTGTCGTCATCCGAtgaaggttatgtcatgttaatATTAGGgtttagttgaaaatttaattcagTTCAGTTCCTAGCATGTATTCAGCCTCAATTATCGTGAATGATTACACAAAGCGCATGGTTAACGCAAACGGTCTTCTAATCTTCTGCTTTTTGGTTCACTAGCAAACAGACTTTGAGACTGTTGTGTACATTGTCACTTAACTGCTGTGACGGTACTTGATCTCATCTTTGCAAAGTTATCGTCAACCGGCTGAAGTCGGAGTAGAAGGTGCTAACTCGATCGCTCtacgacatttttttttatttgtctagCCACCAGCCAGTCAATCAGTGGTCTGAACAGGAAGATTATATTAACGGAACAAACATGGCAAGGTCTTCGTGATCGATATCTGTGCAAGCTGATCGCGACCGCTGGCAAAGGTGATAATTGGTGCACTCTTAAAACTAATTCCATGGTTATTCTTCGATAACGACGATGGTAGAAATGGTGTATCCAGTCTAGGATTCATTTTTCGAACTGTACTAACACTAAAGTGCGAAGAAAGAAAATCTGAtgcaatctctagttagttataCCTATATGTTTTAACTGAAGCGAAAATGAACCGTTATGGGTATGCCTTTCACCCATTGGCTACCAGAATTCGATTCCCAAACTCCAACATAGCTTTTCTGACCCGAGTGGCGGGTGACCATCTTATTAAAACttctataatcgaaataaaaacaaaacgaaaaacttACGCAAATAAGAATGCATTGGAACGAGCTCATTCGACGTATCAAACTCCACCAGTCTTCTACACATTTTCTGAACCAtcgatttttattttctatttcaaCTATTCTGTGTTTGACATTTTTTAAACGACGATTTTCACGTACAGTCCAACTATTTCTCAGCAAAAACACTAAACTAGAAAATGATACGTTCAAGTTGGACGACGCCTACTCTGTTTGTCTTAAATGAGCGCGGCACCAGGGAAACACTTTTGTGTTGGCCTACTATTCGGTTTTTTGAGAGCTTGTAGTTCACACCACAGACTCTCGTAGTAACAGACTGGCGAATACTTTTTATGCCGCGTTtatacttctgctggctgcctgcatgctggtgccagtgtactgcactcttaggaaaaaaacgttcaacggtggtccttcgttggtctttggatcattggaccacagttgaacgtttttcccTAAGAGGGCCAGCatactggcagccagcagaagtgtaaacggggcattagggAGCCAAACGAAtcgtcaaataaaattcagtttCGAACGTGATTCTTGTATAGGGTTTGCGCGATTCACCACCGTAtagaagggcgaatcttactTAGATTCATGCAAATTGTTCCCTTCTGCTCTGGGTCAGTTCCAGCGACAACGTTCCAGCTTTTATAAATCGAAAATGGTACACCCAAACTTCCATTTACGTTataatcgggacttcgtaaatcgaattatgacgtaaaaaaaatttacgttatttgtAATTTTCAACGTTAAAAATGTTTTCCCTATGTATGTATAATATTGGATATGGataatataatggataactatgaaacaaaaattattagaatTTACAGGGAAATGATGTTCTAAGTCGCATCCattttcaagatggcgacttccggttcatcgatattcgctaTAAACCATCAGAATTTTcgtaacgggtttgatgagtacatgttggaaaacgatgtttgaggtggttctgaattccaacatGACGACTTCCGCTTTATTGATagtccttgaaaacctttacaatatgtgtCGATATTACTCGAACTGCTCGAATACGGTTGTTATGAGTAGGCctttacatttttgaagcagtagtaTAATATATGCGGCGGATCTAAATTATAGCCGGATTTAGTAACAAAGTACTAAAATACCAGTCAAATCAGATTATCAAGATTGTTGAAACTACTGACCAAGTGCCCTAAATAAAGCGAAATTTTACATATAAGAAACTAAaacggaattcagaaccacctcaaacatcgttttccgacatttactcatcaaacctctttttacgaagtaggtatgtgaaaaaagtttacgttatttgggattttgttcgtataAAGAGTTacataaaaagaggtaacgtaaaaaacagTTAGTTTACGTAAacagaggtttgggtgtattaggCTATGCAGTCACGTACCTAGAGAAGGGGGGGGGGTGGGCGAGGCCCTGgctcctcccgaaatcaaaaacagatatataattatttagaaggtctcagacatgtgttacagaaatatcaAGACAGTaaatgtaaagaaatgtaatagttccagtggaaaagtttaaagtgtctgttatgtcgttttcgcttgataccaaacctaacccagttttcaccaactgctgtcaaaccgtttatttgaacctagttttaacgttgttgaactgaaaatcgagtcagtttcgaacctggtttttaaatcagGTTTGCTTAAactcccgttgctaagtgcgaaatcaacaaagtttcgtgaaaagtgtttgtttgatgaaactagtcTGGGGCAGTTTAagttcaagcgaaaacgacattaaaaacATCCGTAACAGGCACACCGTGagttacataagcaatcttcagtaacttttttttatctttgggcccctcttgaaacgaaatcctgggtacgggtctgACGCTATGTGCTTGGAATGGGAACTATTTGAAAGTTGGAAAAGAAAACTATTGTAATCAGAAGAAAATGTATCGAATTTAGTCTATTTGTCTCTCTAAAAAGACCTGGAGCTACGACCATTCAGCTTAGCTCGTCGAGATAGCAAAGTATCAGTGTGTATGTTTACGTTACTTATTTTTCCCAAATTTGCTGGAACCGATTTTTCctaatttatgtcgttttcgcttgaaatcCAAACTAATCCATACATTTGACAACAGTTGAGGTTGGTTGttgcttcaagcgaaaacgccATCAGATTAAAATGGTCTCgtgaaccaaacatttttgtccggttttcacTCCCGGTATAGGTTTATATGAGCAAAActacaaagataaactcaagatggagtgTTCGGCCATTTTCTAAACGACCCTTCGATGACTTTGGTTCACTGTAAAATGTTTTCATTGAGCTGTACCTTTTCATTAGAGTTGATTGATACTTTTTTGTGCCGACGTTGAATGAGCAATTATTCTCTACTCACTACATTTGTTTGCGATTTTCTCTCGTAGTCTACACTCTTCGTCTGGAAAATCTGGAATTATAATAATTTATTACTACCAACAgcacagaattatatgttaagTAATTGATCTTTTTAAACAATTCTACTTTCAAGCTGAGTAAAATTTTGTAAGGCTTTCAAAAACCACTTGAATAATCTGATAAATATTCCACCTAATTGTGAACAAATTGTTCTACAGATAAGTCTAAAGTACAGGTTTTCCCCATCCGCACCTGACAAATGTCTATTATGTATTGTACACCGGAGGTTATGTCTGTCGCAATTATAACTCAATGACAGTATACattaaaattcaattcattGAAGTGCCGTCTAACAGTGCCTAAGCGTCCTCTATTACTTCCTTAGAAAATCATTTGATCGTTACACTGAAGTACTGCAGAAAAAATGCTAGTCTCAAAAGTTCGATAAGAGCGCCGTACAACGGATTCTATTACGGGTACATCGTATGAGTACATAAACATTTAAAAAGGGCCTGAAGGTTAGGgagagattttctttgtttactttatctTTCGATAGTTTCTGCGTTATTCTTTTCATATGTTTGTTATCCATCTAGTAGATACTGATGCCAAAAATTAAATCTCCCGGTGTAATTCCACCCGGATATTTAGAAAGCAAACGTGAAAATTAATGTGTTgtaaatagaagagaaagtaaacaaaatggtaCTCTCTTTTACATATTCGACCTCATGACGATATAACAGATTGAAATGAGAATTTTATGTTCGGCTTTAAAAGTAGGGATGTCGGTTTTTTCGAAGTATTCACTTTTCGAGTACTTATCAATTAAATTTTAATCGTTCATAAGCtatggcattttcgtttgaagcaAAACAGCCGTAACTctggatttgacagcagttaagaTCGGAACTGGGTTAGTTTCAGCTTATTACATTATtattcgattaatcgatcgattatCCGACACCCCTAATGCAGAGATGTCTGGTCATTGGTTatgtttaatgtaatttaaaacctAATGCCAATGATGTTGGTGTTAAATTGAGAGTGAGTGTCCATTACAGAAAAATTATAAAGCATAAATAGATAACGAAAAAATGTATTCCTTCCGGCACAGTTCGTGGCTTGTTCCAGTAAATTTACGCAAAAAGAGATTAAATTTACAAAACAGCAGTTGCTAGGTTTTCTTTTGTTAGTAATTGAGTATCTGGGCAAAACTTCTGGAAAGTGCTTGAATCACAATACTCATTTTGAAGATAAGACTATTAACGTGCACTGAAGTTCGTGCGCTGAAAATGATGAAATCGTTGCTGATATTCTGGAAGTCGTGTATGACCAGCTGCACGAAGCCTCACTCCAAGTGAATCCGTTAAGGTGCAATTTTCAATCTCG
This genomic window contains:
- the LOC131432817 gene encoding upstream stimulatory factor 2-like isoform X1, whose translation is MNKLDYDVDCLEISDDLISMAEDNTLGDFSHIDDELQFVKNDGMLALRLIQVADSLDSPNFITGSPANSYPTLTNSSNDPNQCSFFVIKKNNDNVKQSRPTVNISRTGPRSASDCPSDTSLNRKQRDDRRRANHNEIERRRRDKINNWIHELNKIIPAEHMNSPSQDPQANKQNGGTGDNLSKGGILAKACEYITRLKDTSDKLTECLAEKDQILLENLQLKESINQLLAENKRLQSELQFALATNVKIES
- the LOC131432817 gene encoding upstream stimulatory factor 2-like isoform X3; translated protein: MNKLDYDVDCLEISDDLISMAEDNTLGDFSHIDDELQFVKNDGSFFVIKKNNDNVKQSRPTVNISRTGPRSASDCPSDTSLNRKQRDDRRRANHNEIERRRRDKINNWIHELNKIIPAEHMNSPSQDPQANKQNGGTGDNLSKGGILAKACEYITRLKDTSDKLTECLAEKDQILLENLQLKESINQLLAENKRLQSELQFALATNVKIES
- the LOC131432817 gene encoding upstream stimulatory factor 2-like isoform X2, with product MNKLDYDVDCLEISDDLISMAEDNTLGDFSHIDDELQFVKNDGMLALRLIQVADSLDSPNFITGSPANSYPTLTNSSNDPNQCSFFVIKKNNDNVKQSRPTVNISRTGPRSASDCPSDTSLNRKRDDRRRANHNEIERRRRDKINNWIHELNKIIPAEHMNSPSQDPQANKQNGGTGDNLSKGGILAKACEYITRLKDTSDKLTECLAEKDQILLENLQLKESINQLLAENKRLQSELQFALATNVKIES